A stretch of the Denticeps clupeoides chromosome 6, fDenClu1.1, whole genome shotgun sequence genome encodes the following:
- the sms gene encoding spermine synthase: MAVRHYTLDFSLPAPADLPATMQGLQSIFQEQEMTETIHDTEGHGYLVTFIGKNGRFGVLRAHSHGLVTFDLQCCEGDDVAQVDNLLNELEKKMKSLLHGNIKRIKRLPALRRGDEVDRYWPTADGRLVEYDIDKVVYEEDSVYQNIKILHSQQFGNILILNGDVNLAESDLAYTQAIMGSGKENYAGKEVLILGGGDGGILCEAVKLKPKMITMVEIDQLVIDGCRKHMRKTCGNVLDSLTGDCYEVLVEDCVPVLKRFAEEGRTFDYVINDLTAVPISTAPEEDSTWEFLTLILDLSIKVLRPTGKYFTQGNCVNLTEALSQYEEQLGTLSCRVDFSKEVVCVPSYMELWVFYTIWKK, from the exons ATGGCAGTGCGACATTACACCCTCGACTTCAGCCTCCCCGCGCCAG CTGACCTTCCTGCGACTATGCAGGGTCTGCAGTCAATATTTCAAGAGCAGGAAATGACAGAAACCATCCATGACACCGAAGGACATGGATACCTGGTGACGTTTATTGGCAAGAATGGGAG GTTTGGTGTACTAAGGGCACACTCCCATGGTCTGGTCACCTTTGACCTTCAGTGTTGTGAGGGGGACGATGTGGCACAAGTGGACAAT CTACTGAATGAactagaaaagaaaatgaaaagcctGTTACATGGGAACATAAAGAGAATCAAAAG ACTTCCTGCCTTGAGGCGGGGTGATGAAGTAGACCGGTACTGGCCCACGGCGGATGGCAGACTTGTGGAGTATGACATTGACAAAGTTGTCTATGAGGAAGACTCAGTGTACCAAAACATCAAAATCCTGCACTCACAGCAATTTGGGAATATCCTCATCCTCAATGGGGATGTCA ATTTGGCAGAGAGTGACCTGGCGTACACACAGGCCATCATGGGCAGTGGGAAGGAGAACTACGCTGGGAAGGAGGTGCTGATACTGGGAGGAGGTGATGGAGGAATTCTGTGCGAGGCAGTGAAGCTTAAACCAAAGATGATCACCATGGTGGAG ATTGACCAACTGGTGATTGATGGGTGTCGGAAACACATGAGGAAGACATGTGGCAATGTTTTGGACAGTTTGACTGGAGACTGTTATGAG GTGTTGGTAGAAGACTGTGTACCTGTTCTGAAAAGGTTTGCTGAGGAAGGAAGGACATTTGACTACGTCATCAATGACCTGACAGCGGTGCCCATTTCCACAGCACCTGAGGAGG ATTCTACATGGGAATTTCTAACACTCATCCTAGACCTGTCAATCAAAGTTCTACGTCCTACTGGGAAGTACTTCACACAG GGTAACTGTGTGAACCTGACTGAGGCATTAAGCCAATACGAGGAGCAACTGGGAACATTGTCCTGTCGTGTGGATTTCTCAAAAGAGGTGGTATGTGTGCCATCTTACATGGAGCT ATGGGTGTTTTACACAATTTGGAAGAAGTAA